A stretch of Shinella zoogloeoides DNA encodes these proteins:
- a CDS encoding NlpC/P60 family protein, with translation MFDPGIFDHGIFGGRVVAIARGFIGTPYRHQGSLKGVGCDCLGLIRGVWRELYGAEPEAPTPYAPDWAERAGRERLLEAAERHCGAALPPSALRPGDLLIFRWQDDAAAKHAGIATPEGRFIHAYEQAAVIESALVPGWRRRIAGVFRFPELS, from the coding sequence ATTTTCGACCCTGGAATTTTCGACCATGGGATTTTCGGCGGGCGCGTCGTTGCGATTGCGCGCGGCTTCATCGGCACGCCCTATCGGCACCAGGGATCGCTGAAGGGCGTGGGGTGCGATTGCCTCGGCCTGATCCGGGGTGTCTGGCGCGAGCTTTACGGCGCGGAGCCGGAAGCACCCACGCCCTATGCGCCCGACTGGGCCGAGCGGGCAGGCCGGGAACGGCTGCTGGAGGCAGCGGAGCGGCATTGCGGGGCGGCCCTGCCGCCCTCGGCGCTGCGGCCGGGCGACCTGCTCATCTTTCGCTGGCAGGACGACGCGGCGGCGAAACATGCCGGCATCGCCACGCCCGAGGGGCGTTTCATCCATGCCTACGAACAGGCGGCGGTGATCGAATCGGCGCTCGTTCCAGGCTGGCGTCGGCGCATTGCCGGCGTCTTTCGTTTTCCGGAGCTCTCCTGA